A DNA window from Setaria viridis chromosome 2, Setaria_viridis_v4.0, whole genome shotgun sequence contains the following coding sequences:
- the LOC117845455 gene encoding aminopeptidase P2 isoform X1 codes for MAIEAARLSPSLAAAAFLARRPAPALFPFSLRRRLPLLRVLASSSGGDGRVVALSSSELRKRRGLSSSSGAADPASGGDEKLRSLRRLFARPDVAIDAYIVPSQDAHQSEFIAECFMRRAYLTGFTGSAGTAVVTKDKAALWTDGRYFLQAEKELSHEWTLMRSGNHGVPTTSEWLNDVLPSGCRVGIDPFLFSFDAAEELKDSISNKNHELVLVRGMNLIDEIWGDARPKPPKEPTRVHDIKYAGIDVPSKLSFIRSHLAENGCDAVVISMLDEVAWLLNMRGSDVPHSPVFYSYLIVEVSTATLFVDSNKVCEDVLVHLEKAGVKLKPYEAIVSEVERLAEKGAKLWLDSSSMNAAIVTAFISSCDRHMKKKGKSGKKVGEKEASSDKPTTRGPVVENGALNVVYNVSPVTLAKSVKNEAEIEGMKNSHLRDAAALAEFWCWLEEEVGKSVPLTEVEVAEKLLEFRQKQDGFIETSFDTISGYGANGAIIHYRPTPEDCSSVGTDNLFLLDSGAQYIDGTTDITRTLHFGEPSPWQKECFTRVLQGHIAIDQVVFPERTPGFVLDVLARSSLWKIGLDYRHGTGHGVGAALNVHEGPQSISYRYGNLTALQKGMVVSNEPGYYEDNSFGIRIENLLLIKELNLANSFGGISYLGFEKLTFVPIQSKLIDMSLLSPAEINWVNAYHEEVWEKVSPLLSGDSRDWLWKNTRPLLEM; via the exons ATGGCGATCGAAGCGGCACGCCTCTCCccgtccctcgccgccgccgccttcctcgcccgccgcccggctcccgctctcttccccttctccctccgccgccgcctccccctcctccgcgTCCTCGCCAGCTCGTCAGGCGGGGACGGCCGCGTCGTCGCCCTCTCCTCGTCGGAGCTCCGCAAGCGCCGGggcctctcctcttcctccgggGCCGCGGACCCGGCCTCTGGCGGGGATGAGAAGCTCCGCTCGCTCCGTCGACTCTTCGCGCGCCCCGACGTTGCCATCGACGCCTACATCGTCCCCTCACAGGACGCCCACCAG AGCGAATTCATTGCAGAATGCTTCATGAGGCGTGCATACCTGACTGGCTTCACTGGCAGTGCTGGTACAGCTGTGGTCACAAAAGATAAGGCTGCTCTCTGGactgatggcagatattttcttcaG GCTGAGAAGGAATTGAGCCATGAATGGACACTTATGCGCAGTGGAAATCATGGTGTTCCAACTACTAGTGAGTGGTTGAATGATGTTTTACCGTCTGGTTGCCGAGTTGGTATTGACCCG tttcttttctcatttgatGCTGCTGAAGAATTAAAGGATTCAATCTCAAATAAGAATCATGAGTTGGTTTTGGTTCGAGGCATGAACCTAATTGATGAGATATGGGGAGATGCAAGGCCAAAGCCCCCAAAAGAACCAACTAGGGTGCACGACATCAAATATGCTGGTATTGATGTGCCATCAAAATTGTCGTTCATTAGATCACACCTTGCTGAAAATGGGTGTGATGCTGTGGTAATTTCAATGCTCGATGAAGTTGCTTGGTTGTTGAACATG CGAGGAAGTGATGTCCCTCATTCACCAGTATTTTATAGCTATCTTATTGTGGAAGTTAGCACTGCTACATTATTTGTGGATAGCAACAAAGTTTGTGAAGATGTTTTGGTGCACCTTGAGAAAGCTGGAGTAAAACTTAAGCCATATGAAGCAATTGTGTCTGAAGTGGAAAG ACTGGCAGAGAAAGGTGCAAAGCTCTGGTTGGATTCTTCAAGTATGAATGCAGCCATAGTTACTGCTTTTATATCAAGTTGCGATagacatatgaaaaagaaaggaaaatcaGGGAAAAAGGTTGGAGAGAAAGAAGCATCTTCAGACAAGCCAACAACTAGAGGCCCTGTTGTTGAGAATGGAGCATTAAATGTTGTATACAATGTTTCACCGGTAACACTTGCCAAGTCAGTTAAAAATGAGGCAGAGATTGAGGGAATGAAGAATTCACACCTAAG AGATGCTGCTGCTTTAGCAGAATTCTGGTGCTGGCTAGAGGAGGAAGTTGGTAAAAGTGTGCCTCTTACAGAGGTAGAAGTTGCTGAAAAGCTTCTTGAATTTCGTCAAAAGCAAGATGGATTTATAGAGACAAGCTTCGACACTATAAGTG GTTATGGTGCAAATGGTGCTATAATACACTACAGACCAACCCCTGAGGACTGCAGCTCTGTTGGAACTGACAATCTATTTTTATTGGATAGTGGGGCTCAATACATTGATGGAACTACTGACATAACAAGGACATTACATTTTGGTGAGCCTTCTCCATGGCAAAAGGAGTGTTTCACTAGAGTTTTGCAG GGCCATATAGCTATTGATCAGGTGGTGTTTCCTGAGAGAACTCCAGGCTTTGTGCTAGATGTTCTGGCACGCTCATCTCTATGGAAGATTGGACTGGATTATAGGCATG GCACAGGCCATGGAGTTGGAGCTGCACTAAATGTACATGAGGGCCCTCAGAGCATAAGCTATCGATATGGAAATTTGACAGCCTTACAGAAGGGCATGGTTGTCAGCAATGAACCTGGCTATTACGAAGATAATTCATTTGGCATTCGTATTGAG AATTTACTTCTGATAAAGGAGCTTAATCTGGCAAATTCGTTTGGTGGAATTTCATACCTTGGTTTTGAGAAACTAACCTTTGTTCCAATTCAG
- the LOC117845455 gene encoding aminopeptidase P2 isoform X2, with protein MRRAYLTGFTGSAGTAVVTKDKAALWTDGRYFLQAEKELSHEWTLMRSGNHGVPTTSEWLNDVLPSGCRVGIDPFLFSFDAAEELKDSISNKNHELVLVRGMNLIDEIWGDARPKPPKEPTRVHDIKYAGIDVPSKLSFIRSHLAENGCDAVVISMLDEVAWLLNMRGSDVPHSPVFYSYLIVEVSTATLFVDSNKVCEDVLVHLEKAGVKLKPYEAIVSEVERLAEKGAKLWLDSSSMNAAIVTAFISSCDRHMKKKGKSGKKVGEKEASSDKPTTRGPVVENGALNVVYNVSPVTLAKSVKNEAEIEGMKNSHLRDAAALAEFWCWLEEEVGKSVPLTEVEVAEKLLEFRQKQDGFIETSFDTISGYGANGAIIHYRPTPEDCSSVGTDNLFLLDSGAQYIDGTTDITRTLHFGEPSPWQKECFTRVLQGHIAIDQVVFPERTPGFVLDVLARSSLWKIGLDYRHGTGHGVGAALNVHEGPQSISYRYGNLTALQKGMVVSNEPGYYEDNSFGIRIENLLLIKELNLANSFGGISYLGFEKLTFVPIQSKLIDMSLLSPAEINWVNAYHEEVWEKVSPLLSGDSRDWLWKNTRPLLEM; from the exons ATGAGGCGTGCATACCTGACTGGCTTCACTGGCAGTGCTGGTACAGCTGTGGTCACAAAAGATAAGGCTGCTCTCTGGactgatggcagatattttcttcaG GCTGAGAAGGAATTGAGCCATGAATGGACACTTATGCGCAGTGGAAATCATGGTGTTCCAACTACTAGTGAGTGGTTGAATGATGTTTTACCGTCTGGTTGCCGAGTTGGTATTGACCCG tttcttttctcatttgatGCTGCTGAAGAATTAAAGGATTCAATCTCAAATAAGAATCATGAGTTGGTTTTGGTTCGAGGCATGAACCTAATTGATGAGATATGGGGAGATGCAAGGCCAAAGCCCCCAAAAGAACCAACTAGGGTGCACGACATCAAATATGCTGGTATTGATGTGCCATCAAAATTGTCGTTCATTAGATCACACCTTGCTGAAAATGGGTGTGATGCTGTGGTAATTTCAATGCTCGATGAAGTTGCTTGGTTGTTGAACATG CGAGGAAGTGATGTCCCTCATTCACCAGTATTTTATAGCTATCTTATTGTGGAAGTTAGCACTGCTACATTATTTGTGGATAGCAACAAAGTTTGTGAAGATGTTTTGGTGCACCTTGAGAAAGCTGGAGTAAAACTTAAGCCATATGAAGCAATTGTGTCTGAAGTGGAAAG ACTGGCAGAGAAAGGTGCAAAGCTCTGGTTGGATTCTTCAAGTATGAATGCAGCCATAGTTACTGCTTTTATATCAAGTTGCGATagacatatgaaaaagaaaggaaaatcaGGGAAAAAGGTTGGAGAGAAAGAAGCATCTTCAGACAAGCCAACAACTAGAGGCCCTGTTGTTGAGAATGGAGCATTAAATGTTGTATACAATGTTTCACCGGTAACACTTGCCAAGTCAGTTAAAAATGAGGCAGAGATTGAGGGAATGAAGAATTCACACCTAAG AGATGCTGCTGCTTTAGCAGAATTCTGGTGCTGGCTAGAGGAGGAAGTTGGTAAAAGTGTGCCTCTTACAGAGGTAGAAGTTGCTGAAAAGCTTCTTGAATTTCGTCAAAAGCAAGATGGATTTATAGAGACAAGCTTCGACACTATAAGTG GTTATGGTGCAAATGGTGCTATAATACACTACAGACCAACCCCTGAGGACTGCAGCTCTGTTGGAACTGACAATCTATTTTTATTGGATAGTGGGGCTCAATACATTGATGGAACTACTGACATAACAAGGACATTACATTTTGGTGAGCCTTCTCCATGGCAAAAGGAGTGTTTCACTAGAGTTTTGCAG GGCCATATAGCTATTGATCAGGTGGTGTTTCCTGAGAGAACTCCAGGCTTTGTGCTAGATGTTCTGGCACGCTCATCTCTATGGAAGATTGGACTGGATTATAGGCATG GCACAGGCCATGGAGTTGGAGCTGCACTAAATGTACATGAGGGCCCTCAGAGCATAAGCTATCGATATGGAAATTTGACAGCCTTACAGAAGGGCATGGTTGTCAGCAATGAACCTGGCTATTACGAAGATAATTCATTTGGCATTCGTATTGAG AATTTACTTCTGATAAAGGAGCTTAATCTGGCAAATTCGTTTGGTGGAATTTCATACCTTGGTTTTGAGAAACTAACCTTTGTTCCAATTCAG